One window of Metamycoplasma arthritidis genomic DNA carries:
- a CDS encoding MSC_0620 family F1-like ATPase-associated subunit: MKKIKLLILGLPLVSLLPLSAISSTTNLRDDPKPTDPKTQDPKSENSKPKGLSPEWGTFKKLFEDEWKIHGKTFLNEIKGRLNKLIEELKSDEKTPLEERLIATYYYRQVLSYFTENSTKILADPFANNFHLNFPRVYSDNKKYTYGKLTYNKKEYAGVIWGEKDPSDYKKAIGNDPKSFVKEKDEDNVLTYEEYKKVVTDYLQGLIKAWESIALNKEDLPNAKKGNKLNIKEIKVGNQTHSIIDVDLPKGFKSWSEYIASCVTTRVIEYDLEHNQKNNEQTPKTPPKPEQPPEIIPEDKPKDFDPSIENVAPLVPRIRTKYLTNPSRIVSGYTSNRSNEYFFFENPINIRFSYTVTSVSQNGNTLKYTVLIKDLVNPEKTRQYEVNEVNNYTLQQNQLDEIAVDAINKQIIKFYAALGVEKNLDYKLIGTSNTLRQALFDMVFVAISLYSNKDYKAIYRSMRSSYINYDLNTKINQEKFASATTEQYFNELRGTKTNDIYFWSHLAFSYEQVYSQLRNSLIENKKTINKIFNETFKAQNMDVSILDKGMRELERSIQLLVVQSKNFSGSANGSYETYVQQLKKVHKLLLSLAALNKKESELSTDTAKKTFQTNYQEITKVLQEQSQNQKTLIKISAAIFIALGLIMLIYGTTMLIKDRTKDKTKKINIALVVMGAIMTAIFTLILAITLGGII; the protein is encoded by the coding sequence ATGAAAAAAATTAAATTACTTATTTTGGGACTACCCTTAGTTTCACTTCTTCCTCTATCAGCGATTTCTTCCACAACTAACTTACGAGATGATCCTAAGCCAACCGACCCTAAAACGCAAGATCCTAAATCAGAAAATTCCAAGCCTAAAGGTCTAAGTCCTGAATGGGGCACTTTCAAAAAACTTTTTGAAGATGAATGAAAGATTCATGGTAAAACGTTTCTTAACGAAATAAAAGGGCGCTTAAATAAGTTAATTGAAGAACTAAAAAGCGATGAGAAAACGCCACTTGAAGAAAGGCTTATTGCTACTTATTACTACCGACAAGTTTTATCTTATTTTACTGAGAATTCCACAAAAATTCTAGCTGACCCTTTTGCTAATAATTTTCATTTGAACTTTCCGAGGGTATATAGTGATAACAAAAAATATACTTATGGCAAGTTGACTTACAACAAAAAAGAATATGCCGGCGTTATTTGGGGAGAAAAAGATCCAAGTGACTATAAAAAAGCTATTGGAAATGACCCTAAAAGTTTTGTAAAAGAAAAAGATGAAGATAATGTCCTTACCTATGAAGAGTATAAAAAAGTTGTTACTGATTATTTGCAAGGATTAATTAAAGCTTGAGAAAGTATCGCCCTTAACAAAGAGGATCTTCCTAATGCTAAAAAAGGCAACAAATTAAACATCAAAGAAATTAAGGTCGGCAATCAAACTCATAGTATTATTGATGTTGATCTACCTAAAGGTTTTAAAAGTTGAAGCGAATATATTGCTAGCTGTGTGACAACTCGTGTAATTGAATATGATTTAGAGCATAATCAAAAAAACAATGAACAAACTCCAAAAACTCCCCCAAAACCAGAGCAACCACCAGAAATTATTCCCGAAGATAAGCCCAAAGACTTTGATCCATCCATTGAAAATGTAGCCCCATTAGTGCCGAGAATTCGAACCAAATATTTGACTAATCCTTCACGAATTGTTAGTGGATACACTTCAAATCGTTCTAATGAATACTTTTTCTTTGAAAACCCTATTAATATTCGTTTTTCATATACGGTAACTTCGGTTAGTCAAAACGGTAATACATTAAAATATACTGTTTTAATTAAAGACTTAGTTAACCCCGAAAAAACTCGACAATATGAAGTAAACGAGGTCAATAATTATACCTTGCAACAAAATCAGCTTGATGAGATAGCAGTGGATGCTATTAACAAACAGATCATTAAGTTTTATGCCGCACTTGGCGTTGAAAAAAATCTTGATTATAAACTAATTGGTACTAGCAATACCTTGCGACAAGCACTATTTGATATGGTTTTTGTAGCAATATCATTGTATAGTAACAAAGATTACAAAGCAATCTATCGATCAATGCGCTCTAGTTATATTAACTACGATCTAAATACTAAGATAAACCAAGAAAAATTCGCCTCAGCTACCACCGAACAGTATTTTAATGAACTACGGGGCACTAAGACTAATGATATTTATTTCTGAAGCCACTTAGCATTTTCTTATGAACAAGTATATAGTCAACTTCGCAATAGTCTAATCGAAAATAAAAAGACAATAAATAAGATTTTTAATGAAACTTTTAAAGCACAAAATATGGATGTTTCTATTTTGGATAAAGGTATGCGTGAGTTGGAACGCTCAATTCAACTACTAGTAGTGCAATCAAAAAACTTTAGTGGCTCTGCTAATGGCTCATACGAGACGTATGTACAACAACTAAAAAAAGTTCACAAACTGCTACTATCTCTAGCGGCCTTAAATAAAAAAGAATCGGAATTAAGTACTGATACTGCTAAAAAAACTTTTCAAACTAACTATCAAGAAATAACAAAAGTATTGCAAGAACAATCGCAAAACCAAAAAACTTTAATTAAAATTAGCGCAGCGATCTTCATCGCCTTAGGTCTAATTATGTTAATCTATGGCACTACTATGTTGATTAAAGATCGAACTAAAGACAAAACTAAAAAAATTAATATTGCATTAGTGGTAATGGGTGCAATTATGACTGCCATTTTTACCTTAATACTAGCAATTACCTTAGGAGGAATTATATAA
- a CDS encoding MSC_0621 family F1-like ATPase epsilon subunit, translated as MANYFTLIYDYPLKSKTFREVQISFYNEIIEDWYEISPNSIGSFEKGLVKLTFNHKDEKYLLLNNFSFSASADIFRIKSSEPLVFWIAQKDLSTTTKNELKVIKKQIIELELLGLLGTSYDDLVNKWDLEKKKYFLELIAKYSLVKEGEYEKN; from the coding sequence GTGGCTAACTATTTTACTTTAATTTATGACTATCCTTTAAAATCAAAAACATTTCGCGAAGTGCAAATTAGTTTTTATAATGAAATTATTGAAGATTGATACGAAATTAGCCCCAATTCCATTGGTAGTTTTGAAAAAGGTTTAGTTAAATTGACTTTTAACCACAAAGATGAAAAATACCTACTACTTAATAATTTTTCATTCAGTGCCTCAGCGGATATCTTTAGAATTAAAAGCTCTGAGCCATTAGTTTTTTGAATAGCACAAAAAGATTTATCTACTACCACGAAAAACGAATTGAAAGTAATCAAAAAACAAATTATTGAACTTGAGCTTTTAGGGTTGTTAGGAACTTCTTATGATGATCTTGTTAATAAATGAGATCTAGAAAAGAAAAAATACTTTTTAGAATTAATCGCCAAATATAGTCTTGTGAAAGAAGGTGAATATGAAAAAAATTAA
- a CDS encoding MSC_0622 family F1-like ATPase gamma subunit: protein MDLKKTKKKLENLQIIQEKVESDKNILLVNMLKLSRKLNESYQNTLNNVSLLNYVIDNFFVSNIFIDSKPRKIIEKLNRIDSKKTLYVFITEEQKHETDSFKRYKDYLAKTADFSKDIFILIGEEAKRFGKENNLNVIYSVSQNANIDVLKYEISNLIKYEFLNKNIGAVKFVLNSTKIKDKCIQILPIKENNLSNFEESTQEALAYQFSFATKNIKIYPNIEGFVNNEISNYLKNVIATLLFESSFFNEKNKLVHANKLANELDEQIKTKKRKYLQLRREREIEEIMLISKPRKIMGGSRG from the coding sequence GTGGATTTAAAGAAAACTAAGAAAAAACTAGAGAATCTTCAAATCATTCAAGAAAAAGTTGAAAGTGATAAGAATATTTTGCTAGTTAATATGCTAAAACTTTCGCGCAAGTTAAACGAAAGTTACCAAAACACCCTAAATAATGTTTCTCTGCTAAACTACGTGATTGACAATTTTTTCGTAAGTAATATTTTTATTGATTCCAAACCGCGAAAAATCATCGAAAAACTTAATCGTATTGATAGTAAAAAAACGCTTTATGTTTTTATAACAGAAGAGCAAAAACACGAAACCGATTCATTTAAAAGATATAAAGACTACTTAGCCAAAACTGCCGATTTTAGTAAAGATATTTTCATTTTGATTGGTGAAGAAGCTAAACGATTTGGCAAGGAAAACAATTTAAATGTTATTTATTCAGTTTCGCAAAACGCCAACATTGATGTTTTAAAATATGAAATTAGTAATTTAATTAAATACGAATTTCTTAATAAAAATATTGGTGCTGTGAAATTTGTTTTAAACTCAACCAAAATCAAAGACAAATGCATCCAAATTCTTCCGATTAAAGAAAACAACTTAAGCAATTTTGAAGAATCGACTCAAGAAGCGTTGGCATACCAATTTTCTTTTGCGACTAAGAATATCAAAATTTATCCAAACATTGAAGGTTTTGTTAATAACGAGATTTCTAACTATTTAAAAAATGTTATTGCAACCTTATTGTTCGAAAGCTCTTTCTTCAATGAAAAAAACAAGTTAGTTCATGCAAATAAATTAGCAAATGAATTAGATGAGCAAATCAAAACTAAAAAACGCAAATACTTGCAACTTCGTCGGGAAAGAGAAATTGAAGAGATTATGTTAATTTCAAAACCTCGCAAAATTATGGGAGGCAGCCGTGGCTAA
- a CDS encoding DUF2714 domain-containing protein, protein MPKASKKDRKLQEQEALERKKLEEQNYELFEELKTGPNFVSFEKLLSSSLIESKLEIRGAFASELVNKLEQAIFKKQDIVFRSFVITFNLNLRYSLTKLVPIISLKESSNVEAVNLSKSDDEAIANFLNIFNEKINSLLNQKKCLEIVNNTIIFISQETKSLKITFSKELI, encoded by the coding sequence ATGCCTAAAGCCTCAAAAAAAGACCGTAAACTTCAAGAGCAAGAAGCACTTGAAAGAAAAAAACTAGAAGAGCAAAACTACGAGTTATTTGAGGAGTTAAAAACCGGCCCTAATTTTGTTAGTTTTGAAAAATTGCTTTCATCTTCATTAATTGAAAGCAAACTAGAAATTCGTGGTGCATTTGCTAGCGAATTAGTTAACAAATTAGAACAAGCAATTTTCAAAAAACAAGATATTGTCTTTCGTTCTTTTGTTATAACTTTTAATTTAAATTTACGCTATTCATTAACTAAATTAGTGCCAATTATTAGCCTAAAAGAATCATCAAACGTTGAAGCCGTTAATCTAAGTAAATCTGATGATGAAGCGATTGCTAACTTTTTAAATATTTTTAACGAAAAAATAAACAGTTTACTTAATCAAAAGAAATGTCTAGAAATTGTTAATAATACGATTATTTTCATTTCGCAAGAAACTAAATCACTAAAAATCACTTTTAGCAAAGAGCTTATTTAG
- a CDS encoding MSC_0624 family F1-like ATPase-associated membrane protein, whose product MENKTIQELSLQNFEEQKIYKKQVEKIKIYKWTLISISSLLILLVLIFFERTLLGFSLVNNDARLLFNFTSPPLKERNFMIIVRMLLLSSFLVGALIKNYINLFSVKERINKYWPFFTLYILYAIAIFLIMYFYNGTTLIKKDQYAAAFTSLIWISLLFIPLYLINAVYEVLQFNYLKKTNPILTYRSKKIIAISLIIKAISYLLITLFLTLIYVFAPDKTYIFVNNKFYDFVNNYLGSRTVLNILITFLVVVVSITLIAFANLTFIIKVINFKIFSGYFMAIAEFMLVILFPVLVVAFSFIFRYQSANIFGTKNPLDWVFTLYALVPSLVAITYPLLLRFQKIRKDNVLVNDVIFYSSLLLISSTLLLFDLLNTNATVSLVNLLVASLAILVISITKIAIRSQINWWKTLFITILGLLLIAVLLMNMLNKYLEANANYKLWVVTSNFNIKNIFTILIVAISLISLLNSVVQYIKINQKLKKHINQKQGAANA is encoded by the coding sequence ATGGAAAATAAAACAATACAAGAACTTTCTTTGCAAAATTTTGAAGAGCAAAAAATATATAAAAAACAAGTTGAAAAAATCAAAATTTATAAATGGACTTTAATATCAATAAGTTCCTTATTGATATTATTAGTTTTGATTTTTTTTGAACGGACCTTATTAGGATTTTCATTAGTAAATAACGATGCAAGATTGTTATTTAATTTTACTTCGCCACCGTTAAAAGAACGTAATTTCATGATTATTGTAAGAATGCTATTACTAAGTTCTTTTTTAGTCGGAGCGTTAATTAAAAATTACATTAATTTATTTAGTGTTAAAGAACGTATTAATAAATATTGGCCATTCTTTACGCTTTATATTTTGTACGCTATTGCCATTTTTTTGATTATGTATTTTTACAATGGCACTACTTTGATAAAAAAAGATCAATATGCAGCGGCTTTTACTTCGCTAATTTGAATTTCGCTGCTATTTATTCCACTTTATCTTATTAATGCTGTTTATGAAGTGTTGCAATTTAATTATTTAAAGAAAACTAACCCAATTCTTACTTACCGAAGTAAAAAGATTATTGCTATTTCGCTTATAATCAAAGCTATTTCTTATCTACTAATAACCTTATTTTTAACCCTTATTTATGTGTTTGCACCAGATAAAACATATATCTTCGTTAATAATAAATTCTACGATTTTGTTAACAACTACTTAGGTTCAAGAACCGTTCTTAACATTCTAATTACCTTTTTAGTTGTAGTAGTTTCAATTACTTTAATTGCTTTTGCTAATCTAACCTTCATTATCAAAGTAATTAATTTCAAAATCTTTAGTGGTTACTTTATGGCTATTGCTGAATTTATGTTAGTTATTCTATTTCCAGTTCTAGTTGTAGCTTTTAGTTTTATCTTTAGATATCAAAGCGCTAACATTTTTGGCACTAAAAACCCTCTAGACTGAGTCTTTACACTTTATGCTTTAGTTCCTTCATTAGTAGCTATTACTTATCCACTATTACTAAGATTTCAAAAGATTAGAAAAGACAATGTATTAGTTAATGATGTTATTTTTTACTCGAGTTTACTTTTAATTTCTTCAACTTTACTACTTTTCGATCTTCTAAACACTAATGCTACTGTTAGTTTAGTTAATCTTTTAGTAGCTAGTCTTGCTATTTTAGTAATTTCTATTACTAAAATAGCTATCCGCAGCCAAATCAATTGATGAAAAACTTTATTTATCACTATCCTAGGGTTGCTATTAATTGCGGTTTTATTAATGAATATGCTAAATAAATATCTTGAAGCTAATGCTAATTACAAACTATGGGTTGTAACATCGAACTTCAATATTAAAAATATCTTTACTATTCTAATTGTTGCTATTAGTTTAATTAGTTTATTAAATAGCGTAGTTCAATACATCAAAATCAATCAAAAGTTAAAAAAACATATTAACCAAAAACAAGGAGCTGCTAATGCCTAA
- the mip gene encoding Ig-specific serine endopeptidase MIP, which produces MKDTKKVKKIFLSSLLVASPIFLSLVSSACGSPKDQVNPSPEAKKSSKFDVSVEVDKIKGKTKEGWNRILPSSVSTDDVELKVNGKDASKVDAKVYAVIKDQDDPATGKQSSNKTGKFTIRVKITDKNDSTNFEEIDIPMSGFSNNPYGADENGKIDHDPTERLKSDLAKYIEMTQSERFNIDNEKYIASLEGYLKSKGVDVAKLRKEITTTKSKKEAFDKIAKEIGIDTYDNSLKKGFTLPNYDEQGNFKGLALQEGSETPKTLSWVDAINRNPFAINGLARLLPNEMYRKIAHQTYLVSTNNPSPKNLTDWKKTIAEQGTMWIMDYIKKNDGKYPTKWYFGTNIHVSDTFRKDTLRFSLGKLDRNLGTKTIFKTTLAETNSFYKQYNFNLRENENDKNEDKGVKTVYEAKDFLKKDPADYLIESQKTKYKDAKEFVDFSVLELDFEKLYARAGGKTGTGFDSAEDFARELTNNYADDSNTDKIKFKKVSYLKDYSKIDRQLGIKQGQADTYTGDSLYAAGWPNSRSDHFLKQYEDDDQIKLRNYSSSFWVNSESVFYEAIKSGRIDSNLEKKLNSGNYLSYAIGARTFTDKPGVVDAFISSYHNGDSLFKTHDGKEWIAMGLNYMPKHYSPGGGSSGSSIRTQANELVAIFHTGIQSASTGLAAAFRSEGFDYKGAFGNEYKLPQYDLIYGGGMDQNVGVSYREAMKKLYANEKSALFPEGFDKIAEGFEFSNNGK; this is translated from the coding sequence ATGAAAGATACAAAAAAAGTTAAAAAAATATTTTTATCTTCGCTTCTAGTGGCTTCGCCAATTTTTCTTAGTCTTGTCTCAAGTGCTTGTGGTAGTCCGAAAGATCAAGTAAATCCATCTCCCGAAGCCAAAAAATCAAGTAAATTTGATGTTAGTGTTGAAGTTGACAAAATAAAAGGTAAAACAAAAGAAGGGTGAAATAGAATTCTTCCATCAAGTGTAAGTACTGATGACGTTGAGCTAAAAGTTAATGGCAAAGATGCTTCTAAGGTTGATGCGAAAGTTTATGCGGTAATTAAGGATCAAGACGACCCTGCGACTGGAAAACAAAGTTCGAATAAAACCGGCAAGTTTACTATTAGAGTAAAAATTACTGATAAAAATGATTCAACTAATTTTGAAGAAATTGATATTCCGATGAGTGGATTTTCAAATAATCCCTATGGAGCAGATGAAAATGGCAAAATTGATCATGATCCCACCGAAAGATTAAAAAGTGATCTTGCCAAATATATTGAAATGACACAAAGCGAACGTTTCAATATAGACAATGAAAAATACATAGCCTCTTTAGAGGGATATTTAAAAAGTAAAGGCGTAGATGTTGCGAAACTTCGTAAAGAAATAACAACTACTAAATCTAAAAAAGAAGCTTTTGACAAAATCGCTAAAGAAATCGGAATTGATACCTACGACAATTCCCTTAAAAAAGGTTTTACGCTTCCAAATTATGATGAGCAAGGCAACTTCAAGGGTTTGGCGCTTCAAGAAGGCAGCGAAACTCCTAAAACATTGTCATGAGTTGATGCTATAAACCGTAATCCATTTGCCATAAATGGCTTAGCTAGATTACTACCAAATGAAATGTATCGCAAAATTGCTCATCAAACTTATTTAGTATCAACAAATAATCCTAGTCCTAAAAATCTCACCGATTGAAAAAAAACTATTGCCGAACAAGGCACGATGTGAATAATGGACTATATCAAAAAAAATGATGGTAAATATCCTACTAAGTGATATTTCGGAACCAATATTCATGTTTCGGATACTTTTAGAAAAGATACATTACGTTTTTCTTTAGGAAAACTAGATAGAAATTTAGGAACAAAAACAATTTTCAAAACGACCCTAGCAGAAACTAATAGTTTTTACAAACAATATAACTTTAATTTAAGAGAAAATGAAAATGATAAAAACGAAGACAAAGGTGTTAAAACTGTTTATGAGGCTAAAGATTTTCTAAAAAAAGATCCAGCAGATTATTTAATTGAATCACAAAAAACTAAATACAAGGATGCTAAAGAATTTGTTGATTTTTCAGTACTAGAGCTTGATTTTGAAAAATTATATGCCCGTGCAGGCGGGAAAACTGGCACTGGCTTTGATAGCGCAGAAGATTTCGCAAGAGAATTAACTAATAATTATGCTGATGATAGCAACACCGACAAAATCAAATTTAAAAAAGTCTCGTATTTAAAAGACTATAGCAAAATCGATAGACAGTTAGGTATTAAACAAGGCCAAGCAGATACTTATACAGGAGATAGCCTATATGCTGCTGGTTGACCAAATTCAAGAAGTGATCATTTCTTGAAACAATATGAAGACGATGATCAAATAAAACTTAGAAATTATTCAAGCAGTTTTTGAGTTAATTCTGAATCTGTATTTTATGAAGCAATTAAATCTGGTCGTATTGATTCTAACTTAGAAAAAAAACTTAATTCTGGTAATTACTTGTCATATGCAATTGGCGCCCGTACCTTCACTGACAAACCAGGAGTAGTTGATGCATTTATTTCTAGTTATCATAATGGTGATAGTTTATTTAAAACTCATGATGGAAAAGAATGAATCGCAATGGGTCTAAATTATATGCCTAAACACTACTCGCCTGGCGGTGGTTCATCTGGTTCATCGATTAGAACTCAAGCTAACGAACTAGTGGCAATATTCCACACCGGAATTCAAAGTGCTTCAACTGGACTTGCAGCCGCATTTCGTTCAGAGGGCTTCGATTACAAAGGCGCCTTTGGAAATGAATATAAATTGCCACAATATGACTTAATTTATGGTGGTGGCATGGATCAAAATGTAGGCGTTTCATATCGTGAAGCCATGAAAAAATTATACGCTAATGAAAAAAGTGCACTGTTCCCGGAAGGTTTTGACAAGATAGCCGAAGGATTCGAATTTAGCAACAATGGAAAATAA
- a CDS encoding putative immunoglobulin-blocking virulence protein has translation MRELKKKTKIALGIGGAILSASAFVSFGLFTVQRPSNTDMNLNINGRGIDSKIEDGIPQGDEFNSNRDLNLPKKKLEEKKEEIIPKKDELHTESKPEPKPETSPVPKPKNPPINSDPESSDVEWQNFTIGGANVRVKVKKRKPREEWEEDKRKGLTNLSKYINQPVDKILEVEVTEELRKNALKNALEGANKVDNAFLEHGFQDDSKDAFKYYNNQPPLKNLLEKIIYRYERLINSGNFKKFLKEGKEKEYEELLAKGEWNGEYGEQRRKLWIVKNLDPNKFTKLSSQTEKYLKEGLTPSADNMYINENGELESHSYSPHPSFNGTVARITRDNNQKRVFGYNSSEHRYSGSILEGSYPGWDKKDVTNDYKSGYGLEDGDGINFSKLTRKEKIEGKLNEGIVLTIDASNPKAYQKAKEVIEKLKTNKVEITGYRIINMGLNNNQQNFEEILSALPDKIKQLELFFETTNTSALIKLKNKEIDELSMYTTGNSLKDEWSFNPNAFRKVKWINTVDYNVSSGYRYGSKIATRITFNSLSFDPDDYNKSGSTLKEKIERINEGLRMAYYVRNNEPIFQGGFGPGLDPDHDEKGNSYPTGLDLSRVPELKSLRGLEFGDINKRVNGSRRLKRLVLSNDSDIWEIDADELNNANFDVLAHNEMGPPKTRILFSNGNITKKLRIVAKGHQLNDSGVRNLQILLKCAENLSKEIEVNSSDSALASKLNSLGYKTSTNSGYEIL, from the coding sequence ATGCGTGAGTTGAAGAAAAAAACAAAAATTGCTTTAGGAATCGGTGGAGCCATTCTATCTGCATCAGCTTTTGTATCGTTTGGACTATTTACGGTCCAAAGACCAAGTAATACTGATATGAACCTAAACATTAATGGTCGTGGAATTGACAGCAAAATTGAAGATGGCATTCCTCAAGGGGATGAATTTAATTCAAATCGTGATTTAAATCTTCCCAAGAAAAAACTTGAAGAAAAAAAAGAAGAAATCATTCCAAAAAAAGATGAACTTCATACTGAATCAAAGCCTGAACCCAAGCCAGAGACTTCACCTGTGCCTAAGCCTAAAAATCCGCCTATTAACTCAGATCCTGAATCAAGCGATGTTGAGTGACAGAATTTTACCATTGGCGGAGCCAATGTTAGAGTAAAGGTTAAAAAGCGTAAACCTCGTGAAGAATGAGAAGAAGATAAACGAAAAGGTTTAACTAATTTATCCAAATATATAAATCAACCGGTTGACAAAATTCTAGAGGTTGAAGTCACTGAAGAACTTCGCAAAAATGCTCTTAAAAATGCACTAGAAGGCGCTAATAAGGTAGACAATGCGTTTTTGGAACATGGCTTTCAAGATGATTCTAAAGATGCATTTAAGTATTACAATAACCAGCCCCCGCTAAAAAACCTGCTTGAAAAAATAATTTATCGTTACGAAAGATTAATAAATTCAGGAAATTTTAAAAAATTTCTTAAAGAAGGAAAAGAAAAAGAGTACGAGGAACTTTTGGCTAAAGGAGAATGAAACGGTGAATATGGCGAGCAAAGAAGAAAACTTTGAATTGTTAAAAATCTAGACCCTAACAAATTTACAAAGCTTTCTTCACAAACCGAAAAATACCTAAAAGAAGGTCTTACTCCAAGTGCTGATAATATGTACATTAATGAAAATGGTGAACTCGAATCACACTCATACTCACCGCATCCAAGTTTTAATGGCACTGTTGCGCGTATTACGAGAGACAATAATCAAAAAAGAGTGTTTGGTTACAACTCCTCTGAACATAGGTATTCAGGGTCTATTCTTGAGGGCAGCTATCCAGGGTGAGATAAAAAAGACGTTACTAATGATTACAAATCTGGTTATGGCCTTGAAGATGGCGACGGCATCAACTTTTCAAAATTAACAAGAAAAGAAAAAATCGAAGGAAAATTAAATGAAGGCATTGTTCTAACAATTGACGCTTCAAATCCTAAGGCTTATCAAAAAGCTAAAGAAGTGATTGAAAAACTAAAAACTAATAAGGTTGAAATTACTGGTTATAGGATCATTAATATGGGCTTAAATAATAACCAACAAAATTTCGAAGAAATTCTCTCAGCACTTCCTGACAAAATCAAACAGTTAGAACTATTTTTTGAAACAACTAATACTAGTGCATTGATTAAACTTAAAAATAAAGAAATTGATGAACTTTCAATGTACACTACCGGAAATTCCTTAAAAGACGAATGATCATTTAATCCAAATGCTTTTCGTAAAGTTAAGTGAATTAATACAGTTGACTATAATGTTAGTTCCGGCTATCGTTATGGTTCAAAAATTGCCACAAGAATAACCTTTAACTCATTGTCGTTTGATCCTGATGATTACAATAAATCTGGATCCACTTTGAAAGAAAAAATAGAAAGAATCAACGAAGGTTTAAGAATGGCTTACTATGTTAGAAATAACGAACCTATTTTCCAAGGCGGTTTTGGGCCAGGTCTTGACCCTGATCACGATGAAAAGGGTAATAGTTACCCAACAGGTCTTGACTTAAGTAGAGTGCCAGAGTTAAAGAGTTTACGTGGTTTAGAATTTGGCGATATTAATAAAAGAGTCAATGGTTCAAGAAGATTAAAAAGATTAGTTTTAAGCAATGATAGTGATATTTGAGAAATTGATGCCGATGAGTTAAACAATGCAAACTTTGATGTTTTAGCTCACAATGAGATGGGACCACCAAAAACAAGAATTCTATTTAGTAATGGCAATATTACAAAAAAACTAAGAATTGTTGCAAAGGGTCACCAACTAAATGATAGCGGTGTAAGAAACTTACAAATTCTTTTAAAATGTGCTGAAAACCTTTCAAAAGAAATTGAAGTCAATTCTTCTGACAGTGCTCTAGCTTCTAAACTTAATAGCCTTGGTTACAAAACTTCAACTAACTCAGGATATGAAATTCTTTAA
- a CDS encoding NAD(P)/FAD-dependent oxidoreductase: MAKYDVLIIGAGPAGLTAAIYLARNNMDVAFIESYAPGGKIIEQSKIENYPGFDNITGPSLATHFYNQATRNGASLIFGKAIKIISNGDFDKTVIMESGEEYHAKAIIIATGMKNRIPSDIVNIEKFNHRGVSYCVLCDGVIFKNQPCAIIGGGNSAFEESISLASLASEVHIFVRDGIIAEKRLVDDVKKHSKIIVHENSQVLELIGQDELEAIKVNINGEVSEMKIKGLFPYIGQLPATDFLDKEILNERKFIEVDHNMETKIKNIFAAGDVVAKDVRQITTATSDGTIAAKTINSRIVK, translated from the coding sequence ATGGCTAAATATGATGTATTAATTATTGGTGCTGGGCCCGCAGGGCTAACAGCCGCTATTTATCTTGCAAGAAATAACATGGACGTTGCTTTCATTGAAAGCTATGCCCCTGGTGGGAAAATTATTGAACAATCTAAAATTGAAAATTACCCTGGTTTTGATAATATTACTGGCCCTTCTTTAGCGACCCATTTTTATAATCAAGCAACTCGCAATGGTGCTTCTTTAATCTTTGGTAAGGCTATTAAAATCATTTCAAATGGTGACTTTGATAAAACTGTTATTATGGAATCGGGCGAAGAGTATCATGCTAAAGCAATTATTATTGCGACAGGAATGAAAAACCGGATTCCTAGCGATATCGTTAACATTGAAAAATTTAATCACCGCGGTGTTTCTTATTGCGTTCTTTGTGATGGTGTTATTTTTAAAAATCAACCATGTGCAATTATCGGCGGCGGAAATTCCGCTTTTGAAGAGTCTATTAGTTTAGCTAGTTTAGCATCTGAGGTGCACATTTTTGTACGCGATGGAATCATCGCCGAAAAACGCTTGGTTGATGATGTAAAAAAACATTCTAAAATCATCGTTCACGAAAATTCGCAAGTACTAGAACTAATTGGCCAAGATGAACTAGAAGCTATTAAAGTGAACATTAATGGGGAAGTGTCTGAGATGAAAATTAAAGGACTATTTCCATACATTGGACAATTACCAGCAACTGATTTTCTTGACAAAGAAATCTTAAATGAACGCAAATTTATTGAAGTTGATCATAATATGGAAACCAAAATTAAAAACATTTTTGCCGCTGGTGATGTCGTGGCCAAAGATGTGCGTCAAATTACAACAGCAACAAGCGATGGCACTATTGCTGCTAAAACAATTAATAGTCGGATTGTTAAATAA